The Carnobacterium divergens genome includes a window with the following:
- the tyrP gene encoding tyrosine-tyramine antiporter → MGKSKKLSLFGLIGITMAFFGTVRSVPTLASTGWSQIFYMLLAACVFALPIALMSAELSTGWPEEGGPQVWVRNALGEKWGFVTSWLLWVQMFFGMVMVASTVGVLLGYVINRPELGTNNIFIFVMILISYWGITLLNLKFDMVKIAGDWGAIIGVYIPFLALVILGVLYMAKHGINADSYLGHFEAGKLLPDFSDLGSLPTLTGIIFIFAGVEISSVHANNIDNPKRNYPIAVIASVLLLVVFNLVAGLSVADSVPAGKMELANITQPFVIMTQDLGIPSIFNNIISLMILVGVLVQLSAWVLGPSKSMIKVADEGNLPPFFQKRNAKGIPITFVMIQAIVISLVSFLYVVIPDISAAFLIITITTTILYCIVYLLIAISAIKLRYKMPEVERPFRLGSKGNGLMWFVAGLSILSVIVTILVSLIPPSSISESGHIGYIIYQVAATVIMVVIALLIFKFKKPEWKKQD, encoded by the coding sequence ATGGGAAAATCTAAAAAATTATCATTATTTGGTTTAATTGGAATTACAATGGCTTTCTTTGGAACGGTTCGTAGTGTACCAACGTTAGCTTCAACAGGATGGTCGCAAATCTTCTATATGTTATTAGCAGCCTGTGTCTTCGCATTACCAATTGCGTTAATGTCAGCTGAATTATCAACGGGTTGGCCAGAAGAAGGAGGTCCTCAAGTTTGGGTGCGTAACGCACTTGGCGAAAAATGGGGTTTTGTTACTTCTTGGTTACTATGGGTGCAAATGTTCTTTGGAATGGTAATGGTTGCTTCAACAGTCGGCGTATTACTAGGTTATGTTATTAACCGTCCAGAACTTGGTACAAACAATATTTTCATCTTCGTGATGATTTTAATTTCTTATTGGGGAATTACGTTATTGAACTTGAAATTTGACATGGTTAAAATCGCAGGTGACTGGGGTGCAATTATCGGTGTTTATATCCCATTCTTAGCACTAGTGATTCTAGGCGTACTCTATATGGCAAAACACGGAATTAATGCAGATAGCTATTTAGGTCATTTTGAAGCTGGTAAATTATTACCTGATTTCAGTGATTTAGGAAGCTTACCAACTTTAACAGGAATTATCTTTATCTTTGCAGGGGTTGAAATTTCTTCGGTTCATGCAAATAATATCGACAATCCAAAACGCAACTATCCAATCGCAGTAATCGCATCTGTTCTATTATTAGTTGTTTTCAACTTAGTAGCAGGTTTAAGTGTGGCAGATAGCGTACCAGCAGGAAAAATGGAATTAGCAAATATTACACAACCATTTGTAATTATGACGCAAGACTTAGGGATTCCATCAATTTTCAATAACATTATTTCACTAATGATTTTAGTTGGGGTATTGGTTCAATTAAGTGCATGGGTCTTAGGCCCAAGTAAATCGATGATTAAAGTGGCAGATGAAGGAAATCTTCCTCCATTCTTCCAAAAACGTAATGCTAAAGGAATTCCAATTACATTTGTCATGATCCAAGCAATCGTCATCTCTCTTGTATCTTTCTTATATGTAGTGATTCCAGATATTAGTGCAGCGTTCTTAATTATTACGATTACAACAACGATTCTTTATTGCATCGTTTATCTATTGATTGCCATTTCAGCAATTAAATTACGTTACAAAATGCCAGAAGTAGAACGTCCATTTAGATTAGGAAGTAAAGGCAATGGCTTAATGTGGTTTGTTGCAGGACTTTCAATCTTAAGTGTTATCGTAACAATTCTAGTAAGTTTGATTCCACCATCTTCAATTTCTGAAAGTGGTCATATCGGTTACATTATCTATCAAGTAGCAGCAACGGTGATTATGGTAGTGATTGCGTTACTAATCTTCAAATTTAAAAAACCAGAATGGAAAAAACAAGATTAA
- a CDS encoding YerC/YecD family TrpR-related protein: MQIDKIRDQMLDEFFDGILALESKEECFAFFDDLLTLNEIKTMVQRYQVAKMLHEKKTYSVIEKETHASTATIARVKRSLFDGNNSYDMLFKRIELEKNDQTNNNEE, encoded by the coding sequence TTGCAGATAGATAAAATACGCGATCAAATGCTAGATGAATTTTTTGATGGTATTTTAGCATTGGAATCAAAAGAAGAATGCTTTGCTTTTTTTGATGACTTACTAACATTAAATGAGATTAAAACGATGGTACAACGCTATCAAGTTGCAAAAATGCTACATGAAAAGAAGACATACAGTGTTATTGAAAAAGAGACTCATGCAAGTACGGCAACGATTGCTCGAGTGAAACGTTCGCTTTTTGATGGGAACAATTCTTACGACATGTTGTTTAAACGAATTGAATTGGAAAAGAATGATCAAACAAATAATAATGAAGAGTAA